The Haloplanus salinarum genome includes a region encoding these proteins:
- a CDS encoding CNNM domain-containing protein, which translates to MEPLEVGLRIFGGIVLIGVNAYFVAIEFALTRLRQYPKSELNTPGLELAWEMTNDLEFYLTTCQVWISGTSIALGIIAEPGLAALFEPLFENTTLASIGAGSLLGFLLINLVHLTHGEQTPTYLGVERSKQVAQYGARPLYWFAKILAPAIWVGDSVAKATLGLFGIEMTQSWTETGEEIIKTRADLRNQLGSVLKEGEVAEDRREEVMNALTIGEQSVEEVMIPPEDIVALSTEDDLESNFGKLEEHPHTRYPLIGENLTDFRGVVYSPALFNHREELFAGDREFTELAAPPMTLSPDTDVSDAIDQFQTEGQELALVIEEGDVVGQVTVTDLLETIIGEVEDPLDQDDPDILD; encoded by the coding sequence ATGGAACCGCTCGAGGTCGGACTACGGATTTTCGGTGGAATCGTTCTTATCGGGGTGAACGCCTACTTTGTTGCAATCGAATTCGCCCTGACCCGTCTCAGGCAGTACCCCAAATCGGAGCTCAACACACCCGGACTCGAACTCGCATGGGAGATGACTAACGACCTGGAGTTTTACCTGACGACGTGTCAGGTCTGGATCTCCGGGACCAGTATTGCACTGGGGATTATCGCCGAACCCGGACTCGCAGCCCTGTTCGAACCGCTGTTCGAAAACACGACCCTGGCATCGATCGGGGCTGGTTCGCTCCTCGGATTTCTTCTTATCAACCTAGTCCATCTCACCCACGGCGAACAGACACCGACGTACCTCGGCGTTGAACGCTCCAAACAGGTCGCCCAGTATGGAGCACGACCACTGTACTGGTTTGCCAAAATACTCGCTCCGGCCATCTGGGTCGGTGACTCGGTTGCAAAGGCAACACTCGGCCTGTTCGGTATCGAGATGACCCAATCATGGACAGAAACCGGTGAGGAAATCATCAAAACCCGTGCAGACCTCCGGAACCAGCTTGGATCGGTACTCAAAGAGGGCGAGGTGGCTGAGGACCGCCGTGAGGAAGTGATGAACGCCTTGACCATCGGCGAACAATCGGTGGAAGAGGTCATGATTCCGCCCGAGGATATCGTGGCACTGTCTACTGAAGACGATCTCGAATCGAACTTCGGGAAACTCGAAGAGCACCCACATACGCGGTATCCGCTGATTGGTGAGAACCTGACCGACTTCCGTGGAGTCGTCTACAGTCCGGCGCTGTTCAACCACCGTGAAGAACTGTTCGCCGGTGACCGCGAGTTCACTGAACTGGCAGCACCGCCGATGACGCTCTCACCCGATACCGACGTGAGTGATGCGATCGATCAGTTCCAGACGGAAGGGCAGGAACTCGCGCTCGTCATCGAGGAGGGCGATGTGGTCGGGCAGGTGACTGTCACCGACCTGCTAGAGACCATTATTGGTGAGGTCGAAGACCCACTTGATCAAGACGACCCCGATATACTCGATTAG
- a CDS encoding tyrosine-type recombinase/integrase codes for MTDNYQQSNEWAQQHRQSLTTRHTHEDVLTDREFELLLEACSSLPEPRDLQARFVCLAGGRLGLRAGEIAHFRADWLDWDRMLLRIPQHEPCECGYCRRQAAQETTHNEQLTHEEAMDTRWHPKTVASARSIPIDLSLRLELCLERFTDRYDSFPRSRTTVNRRVTAAAEAADIDGRVYPHCLRATAASYHAYQGVAPVPLQALMGWSDLATAQKYIRISGRATADALRQVHHR; via the coding sequence ATGACGGACAACTATCAGCAGTCGAATGAATGGGCTCAGCAGCATCGACAATCCCTGACGACGCGGCACACTCACGAGGATGTCCTCACGGACCGGGAGTTCGAACTCCTCTTGGAAGCGTGTAGTTCACTGCCGGAACCGCGAGACTTGCAGGCACGATTCGTGTGTCTAGCTGGTGGCCGACTCGGGCTCCGGGCTGGTGAGATCGCACACTTCCGGGCAGACTGGCTCGATTGGGATCGGATGCTGCTTCGCATTCCACAACACGAACCCTGTGAGTGCGGCTATTGTCGTCGGCAAGCAGCACAAGAGACGACTCACAACGAGCAACTCACACATGAAGAAGCGATGGACACTCGCTGGCACCCGAAGACGGTTGCTTCCGCCCGGTCGATACCGATTGATCTGTCGCTCCGGTTGGAGTTGTGTTTGGAGCGGTTCACTGACCGGTACGACTCGTTCCCTCGATCCCGTACTACTGTCAATAGAAGAGTGACAGCTGCCGCCGAGGCAGCAGACATTGATGGCCGGGTCTATCCGCATTGTCTCCGTGCGACCGCTGCCAGCTACCACGCCTACCAAGGGGTTGCGCCGGTTCCACTCCAAGCGCTCATGGGGTGGAGCGACTTGGCCACAGCGCAGAAGTACATCCGCATCTCCGGACGAGCCACGGCTGACGCTCTTCGGCAAGTCCATCACCGATGA
- a CDS encoding helix-turn-helix domain-containing protein, with product MGLVAEFEIHCEALPLTGVAADVSEATLILELQFNHGNRPLFLVTARGGPQRDLEHALSAAHDVERWTFIGQAEDTRRYQIRPALSFEEQLGDEIDELTGLKALATAEAIIERIEVRDYGWNQTGWFASRNAFTDFSHFWQHNASFQLRRLTQDGETEPPGEGLTDRQHEALRTAYELGYFDIPRRTSLEDVATELDLSASSVSERLRRAQTQLIEETVAPTWPPLST from the coding sequence ATGGGCCTCGTCGCCGAATTCGAGATCCACTGCGAGGCACTTCCTCTGACTGGGGTCGCAGCGGATGTCTCCGAAGCGACATTGATTTTGGAGTTACAGTTCAACCATGGGAACCGGCCCCTGTTTCTGGTCACCGCGAGGGGCGGGCCCCAGAGAGACCTTGAGCACGCCCTCAGTGCCGCCCACGATGTAGAGAGATGGACGTTCATCGGTCAGGCCGAAGATACGCGCCGGTATCAGATACGGCCAGCGCTGAGTTTCGAAGAACAGCTTGGAGACGAGATTGATGAACTCACTGGGCTCAAAGCACTTGCGACAGCTGAGGCCATCATCGAGCGGATCGAGGTGAGGGACTACGGATGGAACCAAACGGGTTGGTTCGCCAGTCGAAACGCGTTCACCGATTTCTCGCATTTCTGGCAGCACAACGCCAGTTTTCAATTGCGCCGTCTCACGCAGGATGGGGAGACTGAACCACCGGGCGAGGGACTCACTGACCGCCAACACGAGGCGCTCCGAACGGCCTACGAATTGGGCTACTTCGACATCCCTCGACGAACGTCTCTGGAAGATGTTGCCACAGAGTTGGATCTCTCTGCCTCCTCCGTCTCCGAACGACTACGGCGTGCTCAAACCCAACTCATCGAGGAGACGGTGGCACCGACGTGGCCACCACTCTCCACCTGA
- a CDS encoding alpha/beta fold hydrolase, with product MSMTQSADGTEVAYERRGDGRPLILLHGGMAPREYWDTVVPHFDDFGAVLPRRPGFGTCLDSLETTSAADVLDRETEYVCSLVDAVDGKSILFGHSFGALTALETARDAEVEAVLAYEPAILPDGFREQADLADRMEQLIKDGQRCEAVKRYIETVLHPDGIDDLEGWLAGWPVWPDCVDLAEEVVRMNRAVEKYELPTHFDIDAPVLVMSGTDGPAFLRKSARDVHETLPHSRFVEFDGVSHSGPGEAPGLISSEVTSFLDR from the coding sequence ATGTCGATGACACAGTCTGCAGATGGCACAGAAGTTGCCTACGAACGTCGTGGCGACGGTCGGCCGCTGATACTACTTCATGGCGGCATGGCTCCGCGAGAGTACTGGGACACAGTCGTGCCGCACTTCGATGACTTCGGTGCTGTTCTTCCTCGGCGGCCGGGGTTCGGAACCTGTCTGGACAGTCTTGAGACGACGAGTGCCGCTGACGTGCTTGATCGCGAAACCGAGTACGTATGCTCACTTGTCGACGCTGTCGACGGCAAATCGATCCTGTTCGGCCACTCGTTCGGCGCGCTGACTGCACTCGAGACTGCGAGAGATGCAGAGGTCGAGGCTGTCCTCGCTTACGAACCGGCCATCCTCCCCGATGGCTTTCGCGAGCAGGCAGATCTCGCCGATCGAATGGAGCAACTCATCAAGGATGGACAGCGATGCGAAGCAGTCAAACGATACATCGAGACGGTTCTCCACCCGGATGGAATCGACGATCTCGAGGGATGGCTGGCAGGATGGCCGGTCTGGCCGGATTGCGTCGACCTCGCCGAAGAAGTCGTCCGAATGAACCGCGCCGTCGAAAAATACGAACTGCCCACCCATTTCGACATCGACGCTCCCGTACTTGTTATGTCTGGTACCGACGGTCCGGCCTTTCTGCGGAAAAGCGCTCGCGACGTCCACGAGACGCTACCCCACAGCCGCTTCGTCGAGTTTGACGGTGTTAGTCACAGCGGCCCCGGCGAAGCACCGGGACTGATCTCGTCGGAGGTGACCTCTTTCCTCGACCGATAA
- a CDS encoding DUF4112 domain-containing protein: MPADFESRFDVDYEGELPASLDETALKRMETVAYILDESVRVPGIGFRIGIDPVLGALPVAGDVVSGAFSLYIVAESAHLGVTFTTLVEMLANITIDVAGGSIPYVGTVIDALWKANKRNVALALEDLAEVVETDGSGDRTGGGVEIPVEPDN, encoded by the coding sequence ATGCCCGCGGACTTCGAATCCCGCTTCGATGTCGACTACGAGGGTGAACTACCGGCGAGCCTCGACGAGACCGCGCTCAAGCGGATGGAGACGGTCGCGTATATACTCGACGAGAGTGTGCGCGTTCCCGGCATCGGTTTCCGCATCGGAATCGACCCCGTTCTGGGGGCACTCCCCGTTGCTGGCGACGTGGTGAGTGGCGCCTTCTCCTTGTACATCGTCGCCGAGTCGGCGCACCTCGGAGTCACCTTCACGACACTTGTGGAGATGCTCGCCAACATCACCATCGACGTGGCGGGTGGATCCATCCCCTACGTTGGTACTGTGATCGACGCGCTCTGGAAGGCGAACAAACGCAACGTCGCGCTCGCACTGGAGGACCTCGCCGAAGTGGTGGAGACGGACGGGTCCGGCGACAGGACAGGCGGCGGCGTCGAAATCCCCGTCGAACCTGACAACTGA